DNA from Algisphaera agarilytica:
GGTGAAGACGTTTTTGACGTCGTTGTTCAGCCCCATGGGCTCGCCCTTGTGGACGTTGTCGCTCTGGAAGGTCCCTTCGGGCAGGCCTTCAACGGTGACATGGGGGATGCCCATCCAGACCTCCCACTGCGAGAGCTCCATGTCGAGCAACGAGACCGAGCGGTCTTCTTCATCAACGTAGGCGGCGGTTGAGCAGCCGGTGGCCATCACAACAAAGACAAGGCAGATCAAGCGAAGCATGGACGCCCCTTTCGAAAAACATGAAATGAAGCCAACGAATCACGCCCCGGCTTGTTCGAGCCCGGCGATCCAGTCCATGTAGCGGTACTCGATGCCGTGGGCCTGGTGCAGCGATTGTAGGCGGCCCAGGAAATCTTCGTACACATCCTGCTGCCACGCCTCGGTGCCCTGCTGACAGAAAAAGATGCGGCAGCCCAGCGGGCGGATCGCGTGGGTGCTGCACAACCCGTCGATCTGATACGGACACGCCCCGGGGTGCTCGGCGAATTGCGGCAGGCGGATCCCACCACACGGCTCATTCGTTTCGGCATCGCCCTCCGCCGCTGTGACCCCGCCCAGAAACCACGCGATCTCCAGCCCGGTGACATACAGCCGGTGCTCAAACTCGACAAATTTGCAGCACTTCCCGCTGCTCCAACACGTCGGCCCCTTCGCCGCGATCGTCGCGTCCAGCTCGGCGTACAACCCGCGCAACGCCACATCGACCTCGGCCCTCGCCGACGCCTCACGCCACCCCGCCCACAATCCTGATTCGGCATCGCGCATGACAGCACTCTACCTCATCCCGCAACACTCAAGCCTCAGAGCCCGTCGGGATTCTTCGCCAGCTCAATCCGGATGTCTTCGATCGGAACGAACTTGCCCCCCGTCTCATCGGGCAGTTTCATCCCCGGGCAGTCTTGCGCCGCCTCGGCCCACTGTCGCGGGCTCGCCAGGTTGCTGGCCCAGAACGGCCAAGTCCGGCACTGCGTCGGGCGGGTTTCGTAGATGCTGCACCGCCCCTTGCCCTGTGCGTCGCGCTCGAGGAACACACAGTCGTACTGCCCCTGGTACTTCACTTCGTCCAGCGTCCACTTGCCGAACTTGCGCTTGGCGTACCGCTGGTAGAACTCACGCTTGTCGACGCCGACCGCGTCGGCCATCGCCTGGGCCTCGTCGTCATCGAACCACACGTAGCCCGGAGCGCCGGTGCAGCAGTTGCCGCACTGGGTGCACGCAAAACTCAGGCCCGGGGCGTACCACTCCTGGGGCTCCGCCTCCGCGGTCGGTGAAGGATCCAAATTATCCGCTTCCGTGCTCATCCACCGAGTATATCGGTCCCACCGAGGCCCGACTCCATCAGCACGCTAACGTGTCCGCACACCCCCGTCGCCAGGGCGTCCAGGTCGTACCCCCCTTCCAGCACCGACA
Protein-coding regions in this window:
- a CDS encoding YkgJ family cysteine cluster protein; its protein translation is MSTEADNLDPSPTAEAEPQEWYAPGLSFACTQCGNCCTGAPGYVWFDDDEAQAMADAVGVDKREFYQRYAKRKFGKWTLDEVKYQGQYDCVFLERDAQGKGRCSIYETRPTQCRTWPFWASNLASPRQWAEAAQDCPGMKLPDETGGKFVPIEDIRIELAKNPDGL